One stretch of Cyclopterus lumpus isolate fCycLum1 chromosome 10, fCycLum1.pri, whole genome shotgun sequence DNA includes these proteins:
- the elp1 gene encoding elongator complex protein 1, with protein sequence MRNLKLLKSLRSTELRGPGSPLRLSVRADTGSLLVASHCSITEYDPRTGQVVSEASLTAGGFLPEDGGGAVVGLQDLAELESACLSTAGGDVVLFNFNTCQLECVGSVDSGLTSMSWSPDEELVVLTTGQETIIMMTKHFEPITEVGIHQDDFGEGKFVTVGWGKKETQFHGSEGKQAAQRTIQEVRPAAAWDDRAPRVTWRGDGQLFAVSAVCLQTGARKVRVWNREGVLQATSEPINGLEQALCWKPSGSLIASTQRHPNKHSVVFMEKNGLLHGDFTLPFSKDHAKVKDLLWNSDSTVLAVWLEDLAAGEDQQVNASIQLWVAGNYHWYLKQSLDFGRDSRKAPVCVCWDPERPLRLHVVTRGWTSVTYDWGWATERSPGTDAAADANVAVIDGDKILVTNFRQCVVPPPMCSFELQLTSPVNQVTFLCQPQGTNRLAALTSDGQISVYAQDSGEQVEKTTDGFRATSRPLVLRRTFRVSVPGEEPLALRQLLWLQDELFVGVSSSLPPTSSTLLMLRPPRDADATLTVSSEVEVDGVVVSAVHGSQTGTVALQLEDGQIRKLRWDGAELSVEDWRDASGCSINFPVPCVQTALCSISGEEYLLGLTDRSHLYAGDTELASNISSFGVCNDFLLITTHSHTCRCLQLTTLSVKGLQAALASDGGQNDESLRRVERGSRIVTVVPQDTRVVLQMPRGNLETVHHRALVLAQLRKWLDSLRFRESFECMRKLRINLNLLYDHNPKVFLENMEAFITQLGSISHINLFVTELKEEDTTSTMYPRGPESSPVQTRPVSGQKKVDVVCDALRSAMESMDPNKFFLSVLTTHVKKTVPELEVALQKVHELRVNPPRAAGAVSAEEALKYLLFLVNVNDLYEHSLGTYDFDLVLMVAEKSQKDPKEYLPFLNMLKSLETNYQRYTIDKHLKRYSKALHHLSKCGEEHFHEALQLVREQKLHSEALRLYAADGAHYKALSCAYAEHLMEQQQAEQAGLLLWRCGEPVGALQAFASSSSWRNAICTAQQIPLPADQLALLARDLAEKLIEQRRFAEAALLLDQYAKDCEEAILALITGSVWEEALRLIYMHDRQDITETNLKPALLEAVGTQTAFLEAQVAAFTRHRARLAVVREQKEKARLGMLDEDGPDCPDAELYSEASSVMSGSKYSQSNSRVSSRSSKNRRKAERKKLSLKEGSPMEDRALVYALGEILTTVDKMREEVHGLLKALVLFQFDKQAEKLQPAYEEALQAMEAAVPEVWAPEGPASNQAQLTGPNSTANSIMASFQQQQRPAAPQPAAEVLMPPKMRGGVKWKLAVLM encoded by the exons ATGAGGAACCTGAAGCTGCTGAAGAGCCTGCGCAGCACGGAGCTGCGAGGCCCCGGCTCCCCGCTTCGTTTATCCGTGCGGGCCGACACCGGCTCGCTGCTGGTGGCGTCTCACTGCTCCATCACGGAGTACGACCCGCGCACCGGCCAG GTGGTCAGCGAGGCCTCGCTGACGGCCGGCGGCTTCCTGCCGGAGGACGGCGGCGGCGCGGTGGTCGGCCTGCAGGACCTGGCCGAGCTGGAGTCGgcgtgtctgtccacggctggCGGCGACGTCGTCCTCTTCAACTTCAACACCTGCCAG TTGGAGTGTGTCGGCAGTGTGGACAGCGGCCTGACGTCGATGAGTTGGAGTCCCGATGAAGAGCTCGTCGTTCTCACTACCG GTCAGGAGACGATCATCATGATGACCAAACACTTTGAGCCCATCACCGAGGTCGGAATCCACCAGGACGACTTTGGTGAAG GGAAGTTCGTCACGGTGGGTTGGGGGAAGAAGGAGACTCAGTTCCACGGCTCCGAGGGGAAGCAGGCCGCTCAGAGGACGATCCAG GAGGTGCGGCCGGCCGCGGCCTGGGACGACCGGGCGCCGCGGGTCACGTGGCGAGGCGACGGTCAGCTGTTCGCCGTCAGTGCCGTCTGCCTCCAGACCGGAGCCAGGAAGGTCCGGGTCTGGAACAGGGAAGGGGTCCTGCAGGCCACCAGCGAGCCCATCAACGGCCTGGAGCAGGCGCTCTGCTGGAA ACCCTCCGGCAGCCTGATCGCAAGCACTCAGCGACATCCCAACAAACACAGCGTGGTCTTCATGGAGAAGAACGGCCTTCTGCACGGAGACTTCACCCTCCCCTTCAGCAAAGACCACGCCAAG gtgaaggaTTTGCTGTGGAACAGCGACTCCACGGTGCTGGCGGTGTGGTTGGAGGACTTGGCTGCCGGAGAGGACCAACAAGTCAACGCTTCCA TCCAGCTGTGGGTGGCGGGGAACTACCACTGGTACCTGAAGCAGAGCCTGGACTTCGGCAGAGACTCTCGGAAGGCCCCGGTCTGCGTCTGCTGGGACCCCGAGCGGCCCCTCAGGCTCCACGTGGTGACGCGCGGCTGGACCAGCGTCACCTACGACTGGGGCTGGGCGACCGAGAGGAGCCCCGGGACGGACGCCGCCGCTGACGCCAACGTGGCCGTGATCGACGGCG ATAAAATCCTGGTGACAAACTTCCGGCAGTGCGTGGTTCCTCCTCCCATGTGTTCCTTCGAGCTCCAGCTGACCTCGCCAGTCAACCAAGTGACCTTCCTCTGCCAACCTCAGGGGACCAATCGGCTGGCGGCGTTGACCTCCGACGGACAGATCTCGGTCTACGCCCAAG ATTCAGGAGAACAAGTGGAGAAAACAACGGACGGGTTCCGCGCGACGTCTCGTCCGCTGGTCCTCCGGAGAACCTTCAG GGTTAGCGTTCCGGGGGAGGAGCCTCTGGCCCTGCGCCAGCTACTGTGGCTTCAGGACGAGCTGTTTGTGGGCGTGAGCTCCAGTCTGCcgcccacctcctccaccttgcTGATGCTCCGCCCCCCTCGGGACGCCGACGCCACGCTGACTGTCAG CTCTGAGGTAGAAGTGGACGGCGTCGTGGTCAGCGCGGTTCACGGCTCTCAGACCGGCACGGTGGCGCTGCAGCTGGAGGACGGACAGATCAGGAAGCTGCGCTGGG ACGGTGCCGAGCTGTCCGTGGAGGATTGGCGCGACGCCAGCGGTTGTAGCATCAACTTCCCGGTTCCCTGCGTTCAGACGGCGCTCTGCAGCATCAGCGGGGAG GAGTACCTCCTCGGCCTGACGGACAGATCTCACCTGTACGCTGGAGACACAGAG ctGGCCTCCAATATTTCCTCCTTCGGGGTTTGCAACGACTTCCTCCTCATCACCACTCACTCCCACACCTGCCGCTGCCTCCAACTCACCACACTCAGTGTCAAAG GCCTTCAGGCCGCCTTGGCCTCCGATGGAGGTCAGAACGACGAGTCGCTGCGGCGGGTGGAGAGGGGGTCCAGGATCGTCACCGTGGTACCGCAAGACACCCGAGTGGTTCTGCAG ATGCCTCGTGGGAACCTGGAGACGGTGCATCACCGGGCGCTGGTGTTGGCTCAGCTCAGGAAGTGGTTGGACAG ttTGAGGTTCAGAGAGTCCTTCGAGTGTATGAGGAAGCTGAGGATCAACCTGAACCTCCTCTACGACCACAACCCGAAG GTCTTCCTGGAGAACATGGAGGCCTTCATCACGCAGCTCGGCTCCATCAGCCACATCAACCTCTTCGTCACTGAGCTCAA GGAGGAGGATACCACCAGCACCATGTACCCCCGGGGCCCCGAGAGCAGCCCGGTCCAGACCCGGCCGGTTTCCGGGCAGAAGAAGGTGGACGTGGTTTGCGACGCTTTACGCAGCGCCATGGAATCGATGGACCCCAACAA gtTCTTCCTGTCCGTCCTGACGACCCACGTGAAGAAGACGGTCCCGGAGCTGGAGGTCGCTCTGCAGAAGGTCCACGAGCTTCGAG TGAACCCTCCTCGCGCTGCCGGGGCCGTGAGCGCCGAAGAGGCGTTGAAgtacctcctcttcctcgtcaaCGTCAACGACCTGTACGAACACTCTCTGGGGACGTACGACTTCGACCTCGTGCTCATGGTGGCCGAGAAATCTCAGAAG GACCCCAAGGAGTACCTCCCCTTCCTCAACATGCTGAAGAGCCTGGAGACGAACTACCAGCGCTACACCATCGACAAGCACCTGAAGCGCTACAGCAAGGCCCTGCATCACCTCAGCAAGTGCG GAGAGGAACATTTCCACGAGGCCCTGCAGCTCGTGAGGGAGCAGAAGCTGCACAGCGAAGCTCTGCGACTGTACGCCGCCGACGGCGCTCACTACAAG GCTCTGAGCTGCGCTTACGCCGAGCACctgatggagcagcagcaggcggagCAGGCCGGCCTGTTGCTGTGGCGATGCGGCGAGCCGGTCGGCGCCCTGCAGGCGTTCGCCAGCAGCTCCAGCTGGAGGAACGCCATCTGCACCGCGCAGCAGATCCCACTGCCGGCCGACCAGCTGGCGCTGCTGGCCAGGGACCTGGCAG AGAAGCTGATTGAGCAGCGACGATTCGCAGaagctgctctgctgctggacCAGTACGCCAAA gaCTGTGAGGAGGCCATCTTGGCTCTGATCACCGGCTCAGTCTGGGAGGAGGCGCTCCGATTG ATTTACATGCACGACCGGCAGGACATCACTGAGACCAACCTGAAGCCGGCTCTGCTGGAAG CCGTCGGCACCCAGACCGCCTTCCTGGAGGCCCAGGTAGCGGCGTTCACGCGGCACAGGGCCCGGCTGGCGGTGGTCcgggagcagaaggagaaggccaGGCTGGGCATGCTGG ATGAGGACGGTCCAGACTGCCCCGATGCCGAGCTGTACTCTGAGGCCAGCAGCGTGATGAGCGGCTCCAAATACTCCCAGAGTAACTCCCGCGTCTCCtc GAGGTCGTCGAAGAACCGGCGGAAAGCCGAGAGGAAGAAGCTGAGTCTGAAGGAAGGGAGCCCGATGGAGGACCGGGCGCTGGTCTACGCTCTGGGGGAGATCCTGACCACCGTGGACAAGATGAGAG AGGAGGTGCACGGCCTGCTGAAGGCTCTGGTGCTGTTCCAGTTCGACAAGCAGGCGGAGAAGCTGCAGCCGGCCTACGAGGAGGCTCTGCAGGCGATGGAGGCGGCCGTGCCCGAGGTCTGGGCTCCGGAGGGCCCGGCGAGCAACCAGGCTCAG CTCACGGGTCCGAACTCGACCGCAAACAGCATCATGGCGtctttccagcagcagcagagaccTGCAGCCCCTCAACCAG CTGCTGAGGTTCTGATGCCGCCAAAGATGAGGGGCGGGGTCAAGTGGAAGCTCGCCGTTCTCATGTAG